A genomic region of Marinobacter sp. NP-4(2019) contains the following coding sequences:
- a CDS encoding BolA family protein, with the protein MKIQNAIEEKLSRAFAVSHLQVENESHKHSVPPNSETHFKVTLVSADFDGQMKVKRHQAIYKVLADELAGEVHALALHLYSPQEWVDSGQSAPESPNCMGGSKKDPAMTSGENQ; encoded by the coding sequence ATGAAGATTCAGAACGCAATCGAAGAAAAGCTGTCCCGGGCTTTTGCGGTAAGCCACCTGCAGGTGGAAAACGAAAGCCACAAGCACAGTGTGCCGCCGAACTCCGAAACCCACTTCAAGGTGACCCTGGTGTCAGCGGATTTCGATGGACAGATGAAGGTGAAAAGGCACCAGGCGATCTATAAGGTGTTGGCGGATGAACTGGCGGGTGAGGTTCATGCGCTGGCCCTGCATCTATACTCTCCCCAGGAGTGGGTGGATTCCGGCCAGTCAGCGCCGGAGTCACCGAATTGTATGGGCGGCTCCAAAAAGGATCCGGCCATGACGTCAGGAGAGAATCAATGA
- a CDS encoding metallophosphoesterase family protein: MPRFLHTADWQMGRYYSRFDNDDAVALAEARYTAIERVARLASDEQCDAVLVAGDVFDAQTVADRTIRRVFNAMSGFSGPWVMLPGNHDAALAESVWTRARRLNAVPDNVHLALEPGVVELKEQGLAILAAPLTQRHTHSDLTESFDHLETSPELVRVGLAHGSVQGVLADDIDSANPIAADRAEQANLDYLALGDWHGVKQINARTWYSGTPEPERFRNNEAGVALVVDIAGPGADPEVSCHRIGQFEWVQWREHLSVATDLDELLQRLEELPAPAVVDIRLSGEVDLAGEQKLLRALSVAEARHRSVQCDRSQLALQPTDDDIAELKADGYLGEVIGELREKQESDDDDQATLSRDALAILTSLLRDRIEPVSESGGEGHS, encoded by the coding sequence ATGCCCCGTTTTCTTCATACCGCAGATTGGCAGATGGGCCGCTACTACAGCCGCTTTGATAATGACGATGCGGTCGCACTGGCGGAAGCCCGGTATACCGCCATTGAACGGGTGGCCAGACTGGCCAGCGATGAGCAATGCGATGCGGTTCTGGTGGCGGGGGACGTCTTCGATGCCCAGACGGTGGCGGACCGTACCATTCGGCGAGTGTTCAACGCCATGTCCGGCTTCTCCGGCCCCTGGGTGATGCTGCCCGGCAACCACGATGCCGCCCTGGCGGAAAGCGTGTGGACCCGTGCCCGACGCCTGAACGCAGTGCCTGACAATGTTCACCTGGCGCTGGAACCGGGCGTTGTTGAGCTGAAAGAGCAAGGACTGGCCATTCTTGCCGCCCCGCTTACCCAACGCCATACCCACAGTGACCTGACCGAGAGCTTTGATCATCTGGAAACATCCCCGGAACTGGTGCGCGTCGGGCTGGCCCACGGCAGTGTCCAGGGGGTGCTGGCGGACGATATCGATTCGGCCAACCCGATTGCCGCCGACCGGGCCGAGCAGGCAAACCTGGATTATCTTGCCCTGGGTGACTGGCACGGCGTGAAACAGATCAACGCCCGTACCTGGTACAGCGGTACCCCGGAACCGGAGCGTTTCCGCAACAACGAGGCCGGCGTGGCGCTGGTGGTAGACATTGCCGGGCCAGGGGCGGACCCGGAGGTTAGCTGTCATCGCATTGGTCAGTTCGAGTGGGTGCAGTGGCGGGAACACCTCAGCGTGGCCACCGATCTGGACGAACTGCTGCAGAGGCTCGAGGAGTTACCGGCGCCGGCGGTGGTTGATATACGGCTGTCCGGTGAGGTCGACCTGGCGGGGGAGCAGAAACTTCTCCGTGCCCTTTCCGTAGCGGAGGCCCGGCACCGGAGCGTGCAGTGCGACCGCAGCCAACTGGCGCTGCAACCCACCGACGACGACATTGCCGAACTCAAGGCGGATGGCTATCTGGGCGAAGTCATTGGTGAGCTCAGAGAAAAACAGGAAAGTGACGATGACGATCAGGCCACCCTCTCACGGGACGCCCTGGCAATTCTGACCAGCCTGTTACGGGATCGTATTGAACCGGTGTCCGAGAGCGGCGGGGAGGGCCATTCATGA
- a CDS encoding L-threonylcarbamoyladenylate synthase, translated as MSQFFQIHPETPQKRLIKQAVDILRSGGVIVYPTDSAYAIGCHLGDKQAADRIKRIRKLDDKHNFTLMCRDLSDIGVYAKVGNTQYRLLKTFTPGPYTFILDATSEVPRRLLHPKRRTIGLRVPDNPIVQALLGELGEPIMSSTLILPGETDPMTDPYEIRETLEHELDLIIDGGFCGLEATTVVNMTDDVPQVTRTGKGDPAPFQV; from the coding sequence ATGAGCCAGTTTTTCCAGATTCACCCGGAGACGCCACAGAAGCGGCTGATCAAGCAGGCGGTGGACATTCTTCGTAGTGGGGGCGTGATTGTCTATCCCACGGATTCAGCCTATGCCATTGGTTGTCACCTCGGGGACAAGCAGGCGGCAGATCGCATCAAGCGTATTCGCAAGCTGGATGACAAGCACAATTTCACCCTGATGTGCCGGGATCTGTCGGACATCGGTGTGTATGCCAAGGTAGGCAACACCCAGTACCGCTTGCTCAAAACCTTCACGCCGGGCCCCTATACGTTCATTCTGGATGCCACCAGCGAAGTGCCGCGCCGATTGCTGCATCCCAAGCGTCGGACCATCGGGCTGCGGGTGCCGGATAACCCCATCGTACAGGCATTGCTGGGCGAGCTGGGCGAGCCAATCATGAGCAGCACCCTGATCCTGCCGGGGGAAACCGATCCGATGACGGATCCCTACGAAATCCGGGAAACCCTTGAACATGAACTGGATCTGATCATTGACGGTGGTTTCTGTGGCCTTGAGGCGACTACGGTGGTGAATATGACCGATGACGTGCCGCAGGTCACCCGGACCGGTAAAGGGGACCCGGCTCCGTTCCAGGTCTGA
- a CDS encoding plastocyanin/azurin family copper-binding protein translates to MRGTARGERVWFDPLGVAVSPGTTLRFINLDPTNSHTVTAYHPQLFGRELRIPKSAAPFDSGYLLPRGRFELTLVVPGVYDFYCLPHEAAAMVGRIVVGKPGDDGWDDTAIKAGGVTEKAEDILPSVRDILTEGRVNVRGQT, encoded by the coding sequence ATGCGAGGTACAGCGAGAGGAGAGCGGGTCTGGTTTGACCCGCTCGGAGTTGCGGTCTCTCCTGGGACAACACTGCGGTTCATAAACCTGGATCCCACTAACTCCCACACAGTGACGGCTTACCATCCGCAGCTATTTGGACGGGAGCTTCGGATACCGAAGAGCGCCGCCCCTTTCGATAGTGGCTACTTGCTGCCTCGCGGTCGCTTCGAGCTTACGCTCGTAGTACCCGGAGTCTACGATTTTTACTGCCTGCCGCACGAAGCCGCGGCTATGGTGGGGCGTATCGTTGTCGGAAAACCGGGCGATGATGGGTGGGATGACACAGCGATTAAAGCGGGAGGAGTAACAGAAAAGGCTGAAGACATATTGCCCTCAGTCAGGGATATACTGACCGAGGGTAGGGTTAACGTCCGGGGGCAAACATGA
- a CDS encoding FecR domain-containing protein translates to MKYRFARLLTRHTAVSALAFLALAMPAQAELSITRGSHASAAPGQETKATPEWVYTLRPGESFGEVAKALLSRTVHANRLLQYNNIDNAAAIGEGDALRIPLPWLQRQPDPARVVTLSGQVQHISGNDGRKRTLTADTLVRVGDEIISGAGSATVELADGSQVRISPNSRLIFNRLTQYGKSGMVDTRLRLDHGEVHTKVKPVIEGGARFEIETPSAVAAVRGTVFAMQAEPGTTRLQVTEGAVNFGPRGKTRDIPAGYSASVSTAASGSLSIHRLPPAPELNPLPPQITSLPTELSWQPSGAMGHRLDIFEAESGRWVESRKVSGTRYSLSQLDNGNYEIHLAALNSRGVAGMPGVVEAEVDLRARAAELLAPEAGATVNDDMPEFRWELTGSNEVARIEIAEDDTFRRLVATSEWAPDKQALPSRPLTPGTYYWRVVSEAGGNSVATSAPREFTVNGTLPPVRIISVNYVDSQVRVFWEKVDTASDYRLQLSEEPGFSNIIKEATLSETTAALRLIPGRRYFVRLKALSDGPLASRWGPGRELYLE, encoded by the coding sequence ATGAAGTACCGCTTCGCCCGTCTGTTGACAAGGCATACAGCTGTGTCAGCGCTGGCATTTCTGGCGCTGGCCATGCCCGCGCAGGCTGAGCTGTCCATCACTCGCGGCTCCCATGCGTCGGCTGCCCCGGGACAGGAAACCAAGGCCACGCCTGAATGGGTCTATACCCTAAGACCGGGCGAGAGCTTTGGTGAAGTGGCCAAAGCACTGCTGTCCAGGACAGTCCACGCCAATCGCCTGCTCCAGTACAATAACATCGATAACGCCGCAGCCATTGGCGAAGGCGATGCCCTGCGCATTCCTTTGCCCTGGTTACAGCGTCAACCTGACCCTGCCCGGGTTGTGACCCTATCCGGCCAGGTCCAGCATATCTCCGGCAACGACGGCAGGAAGCGTACCCTGACGGCCGACACACTGGTACGGGTGGGCGATGAAATCATCTCCGGCGCTGGCAGTGCCACCGTTGAGCTTGCCGATGGTTCACAGGTGCGCATCTCTCCGAATTCCCGACTGATCTTTAACCGCCTGACCCAGTACGGAAAGTCCGGAATGGTCGACACCCGATTGCGGCTCGATCACGGAGAGGTACACACCAAGGTCAAGCCCGTCATTGAAGGCGGTGCCCGGTTTGAAATTGAAACGCCCTCGGCAGTCGCCGCTGTACGCGGCACCGTTTTCGCCATGCAGGCGGAACCGGGCACGACCCGCCTCCAGGTGACCGAAGGGGCGGTTAATTTTGGCCCCCGGGGAAAAACCCGGGATATCCCGGCCGGTTACAGTGCCAGCGTATCCACAGCGGCCAGCGGCAGTCTCAGCATCCACCGGCTGCCACCGGCACCGGAACTGAATCCCCTGCCGCCACAAATCACCAGCCTGCCAACGGAGCTGAGCTGGCAACCCAGCGGCGCCATGGGTCACCGGCTCGACATTTTCGAAGCGGAGTCCGGTCGCTGGGTCGAAAGCCGCAAAGTCAGCGGCACCCGGTACAGTCTCAGCCAGTTGGACAACGGCAACTATGAAATCCACCTGGCCGCCCTGAACAGTCGGGGCGTGGCCGGTATGCCCGGCGTAGTCGAGGCTGAAGTGGATCTCCGGGCCCGGGCGGCAGAGCTACTGGCTCCGGAAGCAGGCGCCACCGTGAATGACGACATGCCCGAATTCCGCTGGGAACTGACGGGCAGCAACGAAGTGGCCCGCATAGAAATTGCCGAGGACGACACCTTCCGCCGTCTGGTCGCCACCAGCGAGTGGGCGCCGGACAAACAGGCACTCCCGTCCAGACCACTGACGCCGGGAACCTACTACTGGCGAGTGGTCAGCGAAGCGGGAGGCAACTCGGTAGCCACCAGTGCCCCCCGGGAATTCACCGTCAACGGCACCTTGCCGCCAGTCAGGATTATCAGCGTCAACTACGTCGACAGCCAGGTTCGTGTATTCTGGGAGAAGGTTGATACCGCATCGGATTATCGCCTTCAGCTCTCGGAAGAGCCCGGGTTTTCCAATATCATCAAGGAAGCAACGCTGTCTGAAACCACTGCAGCCTTGCGCCTGATTCCCGGAAGACGGTATTTTGTGCGCCTGAAAGCTCTTTCTGATGGCCCTCTGGCAAGTCGCTGGGGACCCGGGAGGGAACTGTATTTGGAATAA
- a CDS encoding RNA polymerase sigma factor yields the protein MNISAEKSDANSVDSNVPENQLVDLARKGHENAIREIIRRMNPRLFRIARGIVDNDSEAEEVVQETYLIAFTRIDEFRGEAKLATWITRIALNAAKMRLRKVRPTEEYDSVNEPLDPGVSVVAFPGSRVSSPESEHGRAQFREFLESAVSQLPGHLRLTFVLREAEGMSVAAIAEDLGISAVTVKTRLFRARRHLKRILEARIKGGFDSVFPFDGVRCARMADSVVEIVKLPHETA from the coding sequence ATGAACATCTCCGCAGAAAAATCAGACGCCAACAGCGTAGACAGTAACGTCCCGGAAAATCAGCTTGTTGACTTGGCGCGCAAAGGACATGAGAACGCCATAAGGGAAATTATCCGGCGTATGAACCCCCGGCTTTTCAGAATTGCCAGAGGCATCGTTGATAACGATTCCGAGGCGGAAGAGGTTGTTCAGGAGACGTATCTCATTGCGTTTACCCGAATCGATGAGTTCCGGGGTGAAGCAAAGTTGGCGACCTGGATTACCCGTATCGCGTTAAATGCCGCAAAAATGCGACTACGGAAAGTCCGGCCAACCGAGGAGTATGATTCGGTAAATGAACCACTGGATCCCGGTGTTTCGGTGGTCGCCTTCCCGGGCTCCAGGGTATCGAGTCCCGAAAGTGAACATGGGCGCGCCCAATTCCGCGAATTTTTGGAGTCCGCAGTCTCGCAGCTTCCAGGTCACCTGAGGCTTACCTTCGTATTGCGCGAAGCAGAAGGAATGTCCGTAGCGGCTATCGCTGAAGACCTGGGGATAAGCGCGGTAACCGTCAAAACCCGGCTATTTCGGGCACGCCGACATCTCAAGCGAATACTGGAGGCGAGGATTAAAGGAGGTTTTGACTCGGTATTTCCCTTTGACGGGGTTCGCTGTGCGAGGATGGCCGATTCTGTTGTTGAAATTGTGAAGCTGCCCCATGAGACAGCTTGA
- a CDS encoding DNA topoisomerase 3 produces the protein MHLYIAEKPSLGRAIAAALPAPHQKGPGWIRCGQGDEAVTVSWCIGHLLEPAEPAQYDPRWKKWRQEDLPLVPERWEVTPKDSVRQQLKVLESLIRQADTIIHAGDPDREGQLLVDEVIRYFGATCPVQRILINDLTPAAVAKAIQTPKDNREYRRLSHSALARQRADWLYGINLTRFYTLSYQQQGQQGVYSVGRVQTPVLGLVVERDNTIENFEPKPYYRIEATCHGLEADSDPAPFTARWLADEAFREHLDEEDRLLDKATAEQIAAAVEGRPGRITESRFRDRNEAPPLPLSLSALQIEAGRLFRMGAKDVLDTAQNLYERHQLITYPRSDCRYLPEGHFGQREGVVRAIGKVSPELAPACEQADLSRRTAAWNDKQVDAHHAIIPTSRSAANGKLTTAEEKIYGLISRYYLMQFSADAVHREGRLTVTIGEHRFRATETAVLTPGWKTLEIRLREGRQEPQKAPLPRLEKGEPVLCDRTDIKERKTQPPQHFTDATLLSAMTNIARFVTGAELRKTLRETDGLGTEATRAAIIDTLFKRDYLYRDSRHIKATSKGKALIGALPETVSKPDMTAVWEATLETIRRGEGDPRKFLETLKEQIRGFVNAPMGTPGEPETDQPAPPHCPKCRTAMRERDGKFGRFWACTRFPDCNGTRPLEDHAPSDGTSQKPIPCPHCFSPLVRRKGKKGWFWGCSNFPACRQTVDDDNGTPAIRLRNTT, from the coding sequence ATGCATCTGTACATCGCCGAAAAACCCAGTCTTGGCCGCGCCATCGCTGCCGCCCTACCCGCGCCGCACCAGAAAGGCCCGGGCTGGATTCGCTGTGGCCAGGGCGACGAGGCAGTCACTGTCAGTTGGTGCATTGGCCACCTGTTGGAACCGGCGGAGCCGGCACAGTATGACCCGCGCTGGAAGAAGTGGCGCCAGGAAGACCTGCCCCTGGTCCCCGAGCGCTGGGAAGTCACCCCCAAGGACAGCGTTCGCCAGCAGCTCAAGGTGCTGGAATCCCTGATTCGCCAGGCCGATACGATCATCCATGCCGGTGACCCCGACCGCGAAGGCCAGTTGCTGGTCGACGAGGTCATCCGTTATTTCGGCGCCACCTGCCCGGTCCAGCGCATACTGATCAACGATCTGACGCCCGCAGCCGTTGCCAAAGCCATCCAGACACCGAAAGACAACCGGGAGTATCGCCGGCTGTCGCACTCGGCCCTGGCCAGACAACGGGCCGACTGGCTGTATGGCATCAACCTGACCCGTTTCTACACCCTCAGTTACCAACAGCAGGGGCAGCAAGGTGTTTATTCGGTGGGTCGGGTACAAACGCCGGTACTCGGCCTGGTGGTGGAACGTGATAACACCATCGAGAACTTTGAACCCAAGCCCTACTACCGCATTGAAGCGACCTGTCACGGGCTGGAAGCGGACAGTGATCCGGCACCCTTCACTGCCCGCTGGCTTGCGGACGAGGCTTTTCGTGAACATCTGGACGAAGAAGACCGGTTGCTGGACAAGGCCACAGCAGAACAGATTGCCGCTGCCGTGGAAGGCCGCCCAGGCCGCATTACCGAGTCCCGCTTCCGTGACCGGAACGAAGCGCCCCCACTCCCGTTGTCACTGTCCGCCCTGCAGATTGAGGCCGGCCGGTTGTTTCGCATGGGAGCCAAGGATGTACTCGATACCGCTCAGAACCTGTATGAACGGCATCAACTGATTACCTATCCAAGGTCCGATTGCCGCTACCTCCCGGAGGGCCATTTCGGACAGCGGGAAGGCGTAGTCCGGGCTATCGGCAAGGTGTCACCGGAACTGGCCCCGGCCTGCGAGCAGGCGGACCTGTCCCGGCGCACCGCCGCCTGGAATGACAAGCAGGTCGACGCCCACCACGCCATAATCCCGACCAGCCGATCGGCCGCGAATGGCAAGCTGACGACGGCGGAAGAAAAAATCTACGGGCTGATCAGCCGGTACTACCTGATGCAGTTCAGTGCCGACGCGGTTCACCGGGAAGGCCGGCTGACCGTTACCATTGGCGAACATCGATTCCGCGCCACGGAAACCGCGGTGCTGACGCCCGGCTGGAAAACCCTGGAGATCCGGCTCCGGGAAGGCCGACAGGAACCGCAAAAGGCGCCGCTGCCACGACTGGAGAAAGGCGAGCCGGTACTGTGCGACCGCACTGACATCAAAGAACGGAAAACCCAGCCGCCCCAGCATTTCACCGACGCCACACTGCTGTCCGCGATGACCAATATCGCCCGCTTTGTCACCGGTGCGGAATTACGCAAAACCCTGCGTGAAACCGACGGCCTGGGCACCGAGGCGACGCGTGCGGCCATTATCGATACCCTGTTCAAACGCGACTACCTGTACCGTGACAGCCGCCACATAAAGGCAACGAGCAAGGGCAAGGCGCTGATTGGCGCGCTACCGGAAACGGTCAGTAAACCGGATATGACCGCGGTCTGGGAAGCCACGCTGGAAACCATCCGGCGCGGAGAAGGTGATCCGAGAAAGTTCCTGGAGACGCTAAAAGAACAGATCCGGGGCTTCGTCAATGCGCCCATGGGCACACCGGGAGAACCGGAGACCGATCAACCAGCCCCGCCCCACTGCCCCAAATGCCGCACCGCCATGCGTGAACGGGATGGCAAATTCGGCCGGTTCTGGGCCTGCACCCGCTTTCCGGACTGCAACGGCACGCGCCCGCTGGAAGACCATGCGCCTTCTGACGGTACCAGCCAGAAACCCATTCCCTGCCCCCACTGTTTCTCGCCACTGGTGAGGCGTAAAGGAAAAAAAGGCTGGTTCTGGGGCTGCAGTAATTTTCCTGCCTGCCGACAAACAGTTGACGACGACAATGGAACACCGGCCATTCGTTTACGCAATACTACATAA
- a CDS encoding helix-turn-helix domain-containing protein produces the protein MRNKKVSGSFKQSDDQGISRLNRVWRMLREEGAQSVSDIAAFNGFYHHSQFSADYKQLFGECPSETLGWCSGEVA, from the coding sequence ATGAGGAACAAAAAGGTTTCTGGTTCTTTTAAACAATCTGACGACCAGGGGATCAGCAGGCTGAACCGGGTCTGGCGCATGTTGCGTGAGGAAGGTGCGCAATCCGTATCGGATATTGCGGCATTCAATGGCTTTTATCATCACAGCCAGTTTTCCGCCGATTATAAGCAGCTGTTTGGCGAGTGCCCGTCTGAGACGTTGGGGTGGTGTTCGGGGGAGGTTGCTTAG
- a CDS encoding AAA family ATPase — translation MKLQRLRIEQLRQFRQPIELADLGPGLNLVHGPNESGKSTLVRAIRAAFFERHRSSSVDDLRPWGDSSAAPSVELDFECQGDQWQLRKRFLQKKRCDLQVAGESYSGEEAEDKLAGLLGFQFAPRGASQDKHWGIPGLLWVEQGSGQNVHDAVAYAGDHLKSALNSLLGEVASSGGDDVIQQVQAQRAELLTATGKPRGDYARLGDEQGKLAAELTELDERVVHYQSMVDRLGELRERYQRNEQERPWESARQNYQKAENRFREIEQWQQEQKQEQQALDDCRQNLKLLRRQQQQSQLAARKLTEREQVLAHCKETVTTLNTREEQVTVAQQHARKAYDKARQQVRVAKEQEQRNRLESDIAQLRQHLETLGKNLEKARVYQVELQETRNQQQANPLDLQALETLRNTQRLLEQERVRSQTIATRLHYALKSGQALTLNGESLKGEGDALLLEATTLALPGIGELTITPGGDDLARVQRQLERLQESYDSQLKAMKVESPEQAGKLAEQQAQRKEAIQRLEALLASIAPQGVDVLESQQQELAGRLERLQSEQKALSDSPGEPVSLTSAEAALELAEQQLREADGNLQEHNKQLFAATQALENAQLEWRQLKDELENPERQAAEQSLQTQIAETGEREARLQQSVSKRQEQIDEARPELLQQDMARFKASAEQLERSHQQEALELTSLESKLESQGAEGLEEQREELAARFVHVNRRYTELHRRAQALDLLLTLLQEKRQALTRRLQAPLQKHLNHYLGVLFPKASLDVDDNLMPGQLTRAGQQGNETGDVLELSFGAREQMGLISRLAYADLLKEAGRPTLIILDDTLVHSDRQRLDQMKRILFDAASRHQVLLFTCHPENWQDLGVAPRDLEALKTAD, via the coding sequence ATGAAGCTACAGCGCCTGCGCATAGAACAGTTGCGACAGTTCCGGCAGCCCATCGAGCTGGCTGATCTGGGGCCCGGCCTCAATCTTGTTCATGGCCCCAATGAATCGGGCAAGAGCACCCTGGTGCGAGCCATTCGCGCCGCCTTCTTTGAGCGCCACCGATCCAGCAGTGTGGATGACCTCAGACCCTGGGGAGATTCGTCCGCAGCTCCGTCCGTGGAGCTGGACTTCGAATGCCAGGGCGACCAGTGGCAGCTCAGGAAACGCTTCCTGCAAAAGAAACGCTGTGACCTGCAGGTGGCCGGGGAAAGCTACTCTGGAGAGGAAGCGGAAGACAAACTGGCGGGCCTGCTCGGTTTCCAGTTCGCCCCCCGGGGCGCCAGCCAGGATAAGCACTGGGGCATTCCGGGCCTGTTATGGGTGGAGCAGGGCAGCGGGCAGAATGTTCACGATGCCGTTGCCTACGCCGGCGATCACCTGAAATCAGCCCTGAACAGCCTGCTGGGCGAAGTGGCCAGCAGCGGCGGGGATGATGTTATCCAGCAGGTGCAGGCCCAGCGCGCTGAATTGCTGACAGCCACCGGTAAGCCCCGGGGCGACTACGCCCGTCTGGGCGACGAGCAGGGTAAACTGGCGGCCGAACTGACGGAACTGGACGAGCGGGTGGTGCACTACCAGTCCATGGTTGACCGGTTGGGGGAGCTGCGCGAGCGTTATCAGCGCAACGAGCAGGAGCGCCCCTGGGAATCAGCGCGCCAGAATTACCAGAAGGCAGAGAACCGCTTCCGGGAGATCGAACAGTGGCAACAGGAGCAGAAGCAGGAGCAGCAGGCGCTGGACGACTGCCGGCAGAATCTCAAGCTTCTGCGACGGCAACAGCAGCAATCACAGCTCGCCGCCCGCAAGCTGACCGAACGTGAGCAGGTGCTGGCACACTGCAAGGAAACCGTGACTACCCTGAACACCCGCGAAGAGCAGGTGACCGTTGCCCAGCAGCACGCCCGGAAGGCCTACGACAAGGCCCGACAACAGGTGCGGGTGGCGAAGGAACAGGAACAACGCAACCGCCTTGAAAGTGATATTGCGCAGTTGCGGCAACACCTGGAAACCTTGGGTAAAAACCTGGAGAAGGCCCGTGTCTACCAAGTGGAACTTCAGGAAACCCGCAACCAGCAACAGGCCAACCCCCTGGACCTGCAGGCTCTGGAAACCCTGCGTAACACCCAGCGCCTGTTGGAACAGGAGCGGGTTCGCTCGCAGACCATCGCTACCCGGTTGCATTACGCCCTCAAGAGTGGCCAGGCACTGACGCTGAACGGCGAATCCCTCAAAGGAGAAGGTGACGCGCTGTTACTGGAAGCCACCACCCTGGCATTGCCAGGCATCGGCGAACTGACCATCACCCCCGGCGGCGATGACCTTGCCCGGGTTCAGCGCCAGCTGGAGCGGCTGCAGGAAAGCTACGACAGCCAACTCAAAGCCATGAAAGTGGAATCCCCCGAACAGGCGGGCAAGCTGGCGGAGCAACAGGCGCAACGGAAGGAAGCCATCCAGCGACTGGAGGCCTTATTGGCATCCATCGCCCCCCAAGGGGTGGATGTGTTGGAGAGCCAGCAGCAGGAGCTTGCCGGGCGGCTGGAACGGCTGCAATCCGAACAGAAGGCGCTGTCGGATAGTCCGGGGGAGCCGGTGTCCCTGACCAGTGCGGAAGCGGCACTGGAGCTGGCCGAACAGCAACTGCGGGAGGCGGATGGCAACCTGCAGGAACACAACAAGCAACTGTTTGCCGCCACCCAGGCGTTGGAGAATGCCCAGTTGGAATGGCGGCAGTTGAAGGACGAACTGGAGAACCCGGAGCGCCAGGCGGCCGAGCAATCCCTCCAGACGCAAATTGCCGAGACCGGGGAACGGGAAGCGCGCTTGCAACAATCCGTCAGCAAACGGCAGGAACAGATTGACGAGGCCCGCCCGGAATTGCTGCAACAGGACATGGCCCGCTTCAAGGCCAGTGCCGAACAGCTGGAACGCAGTCACCAGCAGGAAGCGCTGGAGCTGACCAGCCTTGAAAGCAAGCTGGAAAGTCAGGGTGCCGAAGGGCTGGAAGAGCAAAGGGAAGAGCTGGCGGCGCGGTTTGTACATGTAAATCGCCGCTATACCGAGCTTCATCGCCGTGCGCAGGCACTGGATCTGCTACTCACGCTCTTGCAGGAAAAGCGCCAGGCTCTGACCCGCCGTCTCCAGGCGCCGCTGCAAAAACACCTGAACCACTACCTTGGCGTGCTGTTCCCCAAGGCGAGCCTGGACGTGGACGACAACCTGATGCCCGGCCAGTTGACCCGTGCCGGTCAGCAGGGCAATGAAACCGGAGATGTCCTGGAACTGAGCTTCGGCGCCCGGGAACAGATGGGGCTGATCAGCCGCCTGGCCTACGCGGATCTGCTAAAGGAAGCCGGTCGCCCGACCCTGATCATTCTGGACGATACCCTGGTGCACAGCGATCGCCAGCGTCTGGATCAGATGAAGCGCATTCTGTTTGACGCCGCCAGCCGGCATCAGGTGCTGCTGTTCACCTGCCATCCGGAAAACTGGCAGGATCTGGGCGTTGCCCCACGGGATCTGGAAGCGTTGAAAACCGCAGACTGA
- a CDS encoding response regulator transcription factor, translating to MRIALLEDEHEQAQHIQSILSERGHYCDSFPSGQSFLSAVLHRSYDLLILDWQIPDMTGIEVLENVRAQLNWPIPVVFLTQRDSEADIVRALDAGADDYLSKPAREAELVARINALARRTNPDNEKEVLRYGPFEINTQQRTIILHGELLTLTDKDFDLTLFLFQNQGRLLTREMLLERVWGLARDINTRTVDTHMSRLRRRLGLNPENGFRIKTIYQRGYRLEAMTANATEDAAPVSDQV from the coding sequence ATGCGCATCGCTCTGCTTGAAGACGAACATGAACAGGCACAGCACATTCAGTCCATTCTTTCAGAGCGTGGGCACTACTGTGACAGTTTTCCATCTGGCCAGTCTTTCCTGAGCGCGGTACTGCACCGCAGCTACGATCTGCTTATTCTCGACTGGCAGATCCCTGATATGACCGGCATCGAAGTGCTTGAGAACGTACGCGCTCAACTGAACTGGCCCATTCCCGTTGTCTTCCTGACCCAACGGGACAGTGAAGCGGACATCGTTCGAGCGTTGGATGCAGGCGCCGACGACTACCTTTCCAAACCAGCCCGGGAAGCGGAACTGGTCGCGCGGATCAATGCCCTGGCCCGCCGCACCAATCCGGACAACGAGAAAGAGGTGCTTCGATACGGCCCGTTCGAGATCAATACCCAGCAGCGCACCATCATCCTGCATGGCGAGCTACTGACCCTCACCGACAAGGATTTTGATCTGACGCTGTTCCTGTTCCAGAACCAGGGGCGCCTGCTGACCCGCGAAATGTTGCTGGAGCGTGTCTGGGGCCTGGCGAGGGACATCAATACCCGTACAGTAGACACCCACATGAGCCGACTTCGCAGGCGACTGGGCCTGAACCCGGAAAATGGCTTCCGGATCAAGACCATTTATCAGCGTGGCTACCGGCTCGAGGCAATGACCGCCAACGCAACCGAAGACGCGGCGCCGGTATCGGATCAGGTCTGA